The following coding sequences lie in one Alicyclobacillus curvatus genomic window:
- a CDS encoding SDR family oxidoreductase, producing MRLAGKVCIITGGGKGIGAATALEFVREGAVVEIGDTDRAAMEQTAREIERQYGADTVWTTEVDVTDFERVQNWVEQIYARHSKVDVLFNNAGISAVGPLHQVSEELWNRVISVNLTGVFHVSKAVIPIMMAQHTGCIINMSSCIAEIGLLNRAAYAATKGAVLSMTKSMQVDYAESGIRVNALLPGTIYTPFVEDYLKHSYDNPEEAIVQLKQRQLGTALGTPRDVALAATYLASDESSYVMGSGLVVDGGVTAGKKS from the coding sequence ATGAGACTGGCAGGAAAGGTTTGCATCATCACAGGAGGCGGAAAAGGCATCGGTGCTGCGACTGCCCTGGAGTTTGTCCGCGAAGGAGCAGTTGTTGAAATTGGAGACACGGACAGGGCCGCGATGGAACAGACGGCACGTGAAATCGAACGGCAATATGGTGCGGACACGGTTTGGACGACAGAGGTAGACGTGACAGATTTTGAACGCGTCCAGAACTGGGTTGAACAGATTTACGCGCGTCACAGCAAAGTTGATGTCCTGTTTAACAACGCTGGTATCAGTGCGGTTGGCCCGCTTCATCAGGTAAGTGAGGAGCTGTGGAACCGCGTCATTTCCGTGAATCTAACCGGTGTTTTCCACGTCTCTAAGGCAGTTATCCCCATCATGATGGCGCAGCACACTGGTTGCATCATCAACATGTCGTCCTGCATTGCAGAGATTGGATTGCTGAATCGGGCAGCCTACGCGGCAACCAAAGGGGCTGTGTTATCGATGACAAAGTCCATGCAAGTGGACTACGCCGAATCTGGTATCCGGGTCAATGCGTTACTCCCCGGGACGATTTATACGCCATTTGTCGAGGACTATCTAAAACACTCCTATGACAATCCTGAGGAAGCGATTGTGCAACTGAAGCAAAGGCAGCTCGGAACTGCCCTCGGGACTCCTCGAGATGTGGCTTTGGCAGCGACGTACCTGGCT
- a CDS encoding ABC transporter ATP-binding protein: MLKVNHIESHYGQVIALHDIDVEVNQGEIVTLLGVNGAGKSTTLKTISGLLHPVKGTIEFEGERIDRVQPENIVRRRIVHVPEGRKIFPGLTVRENLMMGTSNQKLKRPEVEQGIERVLEVFPDLKRLDKQLGWSLSGGQQQMLAIGRGLMGNPRILMLDEPSLGLAPVIVKQVFQTIKAINEQGVTILLVEQNASLSLRISNRAYLLETGRVIRSDTAETLLQDETVRAALMGARGSASTGS, from the coding sequence ATGCTTAAAGTCAACCACATCGAATCCCACTACGGACAGGTCATCGCCCTGCATGATATCGATGTCGAAGTGAATCAAGGAGAAATCGTGACGTTACTGGGGGTGAATGGCGCCGGGAAAAGTACAACCCTGAAAACCATCTCAGGTCTCCTGCATCCCGTTAAGGGCACCATCGAGTTCGAAGGCGAACGGATTGATAGAGTGCAGCCAGAGAACATCGTACGCCGGCGCATCGTACACGTTCCTGAAGGCCGAAAGATTTTTCCAGGGCTCACGGTTCGGGAGAACTTGATGATGGGAACCTCGAATCAGAAGCTGAAGCGGCCCGAGGTGGAACAGGGGATTGAGCGAGTGCTCGAGGTGTTCCCGGATTTGAAACGGCTGGATAAGCAACTCGGGTGGTCACTCTCAGGCGGCCAGCAACAAATGCTTGCGATTGGTAGGGGGCTGATGGGCAACCCGCGCATCCTGATGCTCGATGAACCCTCGCTCGGATTGGCACCCGTGATAGTGAAACAGGTTTTTCAGACCATCAAGGCAATCAACGAGCAGGGTGTGACGATTCTGTTGGTCGAGCAAAACGCGAGTCTCAGCCTGCGCATCTCGAACCGGGCCTACCTGTTGGAAACGGGTCGGGTGATTCGGAGCGATACCGCCGAAACCCTCCTGCAGGATGAAACTGTCCGCGCGGCGTTGATGGGGGCTAGAGGGTCAGCAAGCACAGGCTCCTGA
- a CDS encoding 2-hydroxyacid dehydrogenase, which produces MKIVCVGDAMIRGEAFAKAAKKLGTADIVSGDWETDWDRLQHRRLVVEQKGPGVESVPPIFLEHQDTEMALGLFCPFSAALMDALPSLKVIGVARAGVENVDIEGATKRGILVFHVTGRNAEAVSDYAVGLMLSEVRNIARAHAAIAQGSWRKQFSNSDYVPELKGKTIGIVGFGHIGRLVARKFSGFDVRLLAYDPWVTGELPEGVAVVDKETLFRESDFVTLHARLTNESRQLVSQHELDLMKPTAYLVNTARSALIDTGALVAALQSGKIAGAALDVFDVEPIPHDHPLRKLDNVTLTTHIAGTTREALTRSPELLVEEIDNFFSGAGRVTLKNPEVLERPGVRDKAAELVDALGRQTPAR; this is translated from the coding sequence ATGAAGATTGTATGCGTCGGTGACGCCATGATTCGTGGCGAGGCATTTGCAAAAGCAGCCAAAAAACTGGGGACGGCAGACATCGTCAGTGGAGATTGGGAAACGGACTGGGACAGGCTCCAGCATCGACGTCTTGTTGTGGAACAAAAGGGGCCAGGCGTGGAATCGGTTCCGCCCATCTTCCTCGAACATCAAGACACCGAGATGGCGCTTGGATTGTTTTGTCCCTTTTCAGCAGCATTAATGGACGCTCTTCCGAGTCTCAAAGTGATTGGCGTAGCTCGAGCAGGCGTAGAAAATGTTGACATCGAGGGGGCAACCAAACGCGGCATTCTGGTTTTTCACGTGACGGGGCGCAATGCAGAGGCCGTCTCTGATTACGCAGTCGGACTTATGCTTAGTGAAGTACGAAACATTGCCAGGGCACACGCGGCAATCGCACAAGGGTCGTGGCGCAAACAATTTTCGAATTCGGATTATGTCCCCGAGTTAAAAGGCAAAACCATCGGGATTGTGGGCTTCGGTCACATCGGACGGCTGGTTGCGAGAAAGTTTAGCGGCTTCGACGTTCGCCTTCTGGCATATGACCCATGGGTCACCGGAGAGTTGCCAGAGGGTGTGGCAGTTGTGGATAAAGAGACGTTGTTTCGCGAGTCCGACTTTGTCACCCTGCATGCTCGTCTGACAAACGAGAGCCGCCAGTTGGTGAGTCAACACGAACTTGACTTGATGAAGCCGACGGCGTATCTGGTGAATACAGCCCGGTCTGCGTTGATTGATACGGGTGCATTGGTCGCGGCCTTGCAGAGTGGCAAGATTGCAGGTGCTGCCCTCGATGTGTTCGACGTCGAGCCCATCCCGCACGACCACCCATTGCGCAAGCTGGACAACGTCACGTTAACCACCCATATTGCAGGGACCACTAGGGAGGCGTTAACGAGATCGCCAGAACTTCTCGTCGAGGAGATTGATAACTTTTTCTCCGGGGCTGGGCGAGTCACACTAAAAAATCCAGAGGTCTTGGAACGACCCGGTGTCAGGGATAAGGCAGCTGAACTGGTCGACGCGCTCGGCCGCCAGACGCCTGCACGATGA
- a CDS encoding class II fructose-bisphosphate aldolase: MLQEARLGQYAVAAFNAYSLESFQAALRAADNAGVPVLIALGERYFSNLRPRVAFGVLQGLLTASEVGDTYPLRVGLHLDHALQFESCREAIEAGFSSVMIDASGEAFEENVSRTRQVVELAHARGVGVEAELGGLAAGAASHEFEQGDEVLTDPKQAEMFVRKTGVDALAVSIGTVHGMYKGEPHLDFARLDEIARRVSVPLVLHGGSGTPPELLAKAIRLGIAKVNVNTEASLAAVDAIHSRLSQEQTPHLSELGILSRSAMEAVMQKYIRLFQPGR, encoded by the coding sequence ATGTTGCAGGAGGCGAGGCTCGGTCAGTACGCGGTCGCGGCCTTTAACGCCTACAGCTTGGAGAGTTTTCAGGCTGCGCTCAGAGCCGCTGACAACGCCGGAGTGCCTGTGTTGATTGCACTTGGCGAGCGATACTTCTCAAACCTTCGCCCGCGTGTTGCCTTCGGGGTGTTGCAAGGCTTGCTTACGGCGAGTGAAGTCGGAGATACCTATCCTTTGCGTGTCGGATTGCACCTTGATCATGCGCTTCAATTTGAGTCCTGCCGGGAAGCGATTGAAGCAGGTTTTAGCAGCGTCATGATTGATGCATCTGGCGAGGCGTTTGAAGAGAACGTCTCGCGTACACGTCAGGTCGTAGAGCTTGCGCATGCGCGAGGGGTTGGCGTCGAAGCCGAACTCGGTGGCCTCGCTGCAGGCGCCGCGAGCCATGAATTCGAGCAGGGAGATGAGGTCCTCACCGACCCAAAGCAGGCTGAAATGTTTGTCCGGAAGACGGGTGTCGACGCCCTCGCAGTATCGATTGGAACAGTCCATGGGATGTACAAGGGTGAACCGCATCTTGACTTCGCAAGACTCGACGAAATTGCGAGACGTGTCAGCGTGCCGCTCGTCCTTCATGGTGGATCCGGTACGCCGCCCGAACTGCTTGCGAAGGCCATACGTCTTGGCATTGCCAAGGTGAACGTGAATACGGAAGCCTCCCTGGCCGCTGTCGATGCCATTCACTCGCGACTGTCGCAGGAGCAGACTCCGCATCTGTCAGAACTCGGCATACTCTCGCGCAGTGCCATGGAAGCGGTGATGCAAAAGTACATCCGTTTGTTCCAGCCGGGGCGATGA
- a CDS encoding aldo/keto reductase, protein MQTRKLGNSGLEVSALCLGTMTFGNQAGKTESHNILSTAFDAGVYFIDTADVYPLGGTWEQLGRTEETIGEWLRGRRHEVVLATKCFGQMSNNPNAKGLGRKHIFDAVDASLRRLGTDYIDLYQAHQFDFDVPMEETLRAFDDLVREGKVRYVGVSNWRAWQVAKALGISRHFHYDPIQSVQPRYNLLFRMIEDELVPLCQSEGVGMITYNPLAGGMLTGRYQPGQEVEAATRFSLGGIGAGAGKMYQERYWNQAVFEVVEHYRKWCAEQGRNMVTTAVQWVISQPGITSAIIGASRVSQLDDSLRAVEAQPLSAEELQALDELWFQLPKRNEFR, encoded by the coding sequence ATGCAGACGCGGAAGTTAGGAAACAGCGGACTTGAAGTGAGTGCACTGTGCCTTGGGACCATGACGTTTGGGAACCAGGCGGGTAAAACAGAGTCACACAACATTCTTTCCACAGCCTTTGATGCGGGTGTGTATTTCATCGACACCGCAGACGTGTACCCTTTAGGAGGGACATGGGAGCAACTTGGGCGGACTGAAGAAACCATTGGCGAGTGGCTGCGGGGCAGGCGCCACGAAGTCGTGTTAGCGACGAAGTGTTTTGGTCAAATGAGCAACAATCCAAATGCCAAGGGCCTTGGTAGAAAACACATCTTTGATGCGGTCGATGCAAGTCTGCGTCGCCTTGGCACAGATTACATCGACCTTTACCAAGCTCATCAGTTTGACTTTGACGTGCCGATGGAGGAAACCCTGCGTGCCTTTGACGATCTCGTTCGCGAAGGCAAGGTTCGCTACGTCGGCGTCTCGAACTGGCGGGCGTGGCAAGTCGCAAAAGCACTCGGCATCAGTCGCCATTTTCACTACGATCCGATTCAGAGCGTTCAGCCGCGGTACAACTTGCTGTTCCGTATGATTGAGGACGAACTCGTACCGCTCTGCCAGAGTGAAGGGGTCGGGATGATTACGTATAATCCGCTCGCCGGCGGTATGCTGACGGGGCGCTATCAACCTGGACAGGAGGTTGAAGCGGCGACTAGGTTCTCTCTCGGTGGTATCGGTGCCGGTGCCGGAAAAATGTATCAGGAGCGGTACTGGAATCAGGCGGTGTTTGAAGTGGTTGAGCATTACCGCAAGTGGTGTGCAGAGCAGGGACGGAATATGGTGACGACGGCCGTACAATGGGTCATCAGCCAACCAGGCATTACTTCGGCCATCATCGGTGCCAGCCGCGTTTCCCAGCTCGACGATTCTCTGCGGGCCGTAGAGGCGCAGCCACTCTCCGCGGAAGAGCTGCAAGCACTGGATGAACTTTGGTTTCAGTTGCCAAAGCGAAACGAGTTTCGCTGA